A window of the Nymphaea colorata isolate Beijing-Zhang1983 unplaced genomic scaffold, ASM883128v2 scaffold0638, whole genome shotgun sequence genome harbors these coding sequences:
- the LOC116245314 gene encoding probable E3 ubiquitin-protein ligase RHC2A, with protein sequence MGSLEPRSEEHGTASGTVHLKFQTMILFQTRGAEGGRQEGRSTETPAHLRLLNLFRSSVVVDRSSLQTREDVAQHVVRHFSDVRCERLVGWVGHVLGELWDFIQPGDRRTVVGPDESLVVVSTTTLTYQALRDEEWGVAGADDMTDALEEQLVEFFLAETEDLAAGDSLFAYEPPPAPASKASVDALERKKVDDQEEEISEQKMCVVCQDEVGRGDCLAKMPCSHEFHEGCILAWLKRAHSCPVCRLELPVDDDS encoded by the coding sequence ATGGGATCGCTGGAACCAAGATCTGAGGAGCATGGGACGGCTTCAGGAACGGTGCATTTGAAATTCCAAACGATGATCCTTTTCCAAACCAGAGGAGCTGAAGGTGGTCGTCAAGAAGGACGTTCAACGGAGACGCCGGCGCATCTTCGTCTTCTCAACTTGTTCAGAAGCTCCGTCGTCGTGGATCGGAGCAGCTTACAGACCCGAGAGGACGTGGCGCAGCACGTCGTGCGACACTTCTCCGATGTCCGGTGCGAGCGGCTGGTCGGGTGGGTCGGCCATGTTTTAGGAGAGCTGTGGGACTTCATCCAGCCGGGAGATCGCCGGACGGTGGTGGGACCCGACGAGTCTCTGGTGGTAGTGTCGACTACCACCTTGACTTATCAGGCGCTCAGGGACGAGGAGTGGGGGGTTGCCGGCGCCGATGATATGACTGACGCTTTGGAGGAGCAGTTGGTGGAGTTTTTTCTCGCGGAGACAGAGGATTTGGCTGCCGGCGATTCTCTGTTTGCTTATGAGCCGCCGCCGGCTCCTGCATCAAAGGCTTCGGTGGATGCCTTGGAGAGGAAGAAGGTCGACGACCAGGAGGAGGAGATTTCTGAGCAGAAGATGTGCGTGGTTTGCCAGGATGAAGTTGGCAGAGGAGACTGCTTAGCTAAGATGCCTTGCTCCCACGAGTTTCATGAAGGCTGCATCTTGGCATGGCTTAAACGAGCGCATTCTTGCCCAGTCTGTCGCTTAGAGCTGCCCGTTGACGATGACTCGTGA
- the LOC116245315 gene encoding uncharacterized protein LOC116245315, whose amino-acid sequence MCDLILQLGSGRAALSPGEVQMVSLTTTVTYHSEEVREDVDGDLEDPTEDMTDAQEEMDLADDLDELAAGDALFAYEAVPAPASKASVDALVRKKAEENGQNTCVVCQAEVGRGDCLARMPCSHEFHEGCILAWLRQAHSCPVCRHELPTDDY is encoded by the coding sequence ATGTGCGACTTGATCCTGCAGCTGGGAAGTGGCCGGGCGGCGTTGAGTCCCGGCGAGGTTCAGATGGTATCATTGACTACCACCGTCACTTATCACTCAGAGGAAGTGCGGGAAGATGTTGACGGCGATTTGGAGGATCCAACCGAAGATATGACCGACGCTCAGGAGGAGATGGATCTTGCCGACGATTTGGATGAGTTGGCCGCCGGCGATGCTCTGTTTGCTTACGAGGCGGTGCCGGCCCCAGCGTCGAAGGCGTCCGTAGATGCCTTGGTGAGGAAGAAGGCGGAGGAGAATGGCCAGAATACGTGCGTGGTTTGCCAGGCTGAAGTTGGTAGAGGAGACTGCCTGGCTAGAATGCCTTGCTCCCATGAATTTCATGAAGGCTGCATCCTGGCATGGCTTCGACAAGCCCATTCTTGCCCTGTCTGTCGCCATGAGTTGCCGACTGATGATTATTGA